The Musa acuminata AAA Group cultivar baxijiao chromosome BXJ2-2, Cavendish_Baxijiao_AAA, whole genome shotgun sequence genome has a segment encoding these proteins:
- the LOC103976003 gene encoding L-gulonolactone oxidase 2-like, with product MAATHIAMFASGLAVLLLLVQGSPPGPVVQCRSGNTNCTVTNGYGAFPDRSTCRVAAVAYPSTEEELRLVVSDATEKQQHMKVVTMYSHSIPKLSCPGGPSGQGLVISTQRLDRSVSVDMATSRMTFEAGITLRALLDAAAARGLALSHSPYWQGMTLGGLLSTGSHGSSAFGKGSAVHEYVVGMRLVIPSPVPVNGYYAKIVNLGEDDPDLLAAKVSLGVLGVISQVTLQLEPMFKRSITNRVVSDVGFEQTISSYAVATYYGDISWYPSQRRVVYRDDIKVPITTKGKGVNDYLGFRAQPTLVGASLRASEERVEATGNAEGKCVLFRLQVDTLIATGMGLKNNDGGLLEFTGYPVIGNQSDMQSSGSCLRSAEDNLLTACGWDPRFAGFFYHQTTISIPFTTISDFIADVKKLRDAHPDALCSTELYLGFLIRFVRNSTAYLGKTDDVVAIDITYYRSKDPKQPRLYEDVFEEIEQMALFKYNGLPHWGKNRNVGFLNVKNKLGAKLAKFVSVMQKYDSNGLFSSDWTDAVLGLREKEVVVQGDGCALEGLCICSTDDHCAPKQGYYCRPGEVYEQARVCRKIKSVEADGLAWSA from the exons ATGGCCGCCACCCACATCGCCATGTTTGCCTCCGGCCTCGCCGTCTTGCTTCTCCTGGTCCAAGGGTCGCCGCCAGGGCCCGTTGTTCAGTGCCGGTCCGGCAACACTAACTGCACCGTGACCAACGGCTATGGAGCCTTTCCTGATCGCAGCACCTGCCGCGTCGCCGCGGTCGCGTACCCTTCGACCGAAGAGGAGCTGCGGTTAGTTGTCTCCGACGCGACCGAGAAGCAGCAGCACATGAAGGTGGTCACAATGTACTCCCACAGCATTCCCAAGCTGTCGTGCCCCGGCGGGCCGAGCGGCCAGGGCCTGGTCATTAGCACCCAGCGACTCGACAGATCGGTGAGCGTGGACATGGCCACCTCGCGGATGACATTCGAGGCAGGGATCACACTTAGGGCGCTCCTTGACGCGGCGGCCGCCCGTGGCCTGGCGCTATCCCACTCGCCGTACTGGCAAGGGATGACGCTCGGCGGGCTGCTGAGCACCGGCTCGCATGGGAGCTCGGCGTTCGGGAAGGGCTCGGCGGTGCACGAATATGTGGTAGGGATGAGGCTGGTAATTCCAAGTCCGGTCCCGGTGAACGGATACTACGCCAAGATCGTTAATCTTGGTGAGGATGATCCTGATCTCTTGGCTGCCAAGGTTTCTCTCGGTGTTCTTGGAGTCATTTCTCAG GTCACCCTCCAACTTGAGCCAATGTTCAAGCGATCCATCACCAACAGGGTCGTAAGCGACGTTGGCTTCGAGCAAACCATCTCCTCGTACGCTGTCGCTACATACTATGGGGACATCAGCTGGTATCCGTCACAACGCAGAGTGGTGTACCGAGATGATATCAAGGTCCCCATCACCACCAAAGGAAAGGGTGTAAACGACTACTTAGGGTTCCGAGCGCAGCCCACCCTTGTCGGAGCCTCTCTACGTGCTTCAG AGGAACGAGTGGAGGCAACGGGAAATGCGGAAGGCAAATGTGTGCTGTTCAGATTGCAAGTTGATACTTTGATTGCGACCGGCATGGGCCTTAAGAACAATGACGGCGGCTTGTTAGAATTCACCGGCTATCCGGTCATTGGAAACCAAAGCGACATGCAATCCTCCG GTTCTTGCCTAAGGAGTGCAGAAGACAACCTTCTTACAGCCTGTGGCTGGGACCCTCGTTTTGCGGGGTTCTTCTACCACCAAACCACGATAAGCATCCCCTTCACCACCATCTCTGACTTCATCGCCGACGTCAAGAAGCTCCGCGACGCCCATCCCGACGCACTCTGCAGCACCGAGCTGTACTTGGGCTTCTTGATCCGCTTCGTCCGCAACTCCACAGCTTATCTTGGCAAAACCGACGACGTGGTGGCCATCGACATCACATACTATCGTTCAAAGGATCCAAAACAGCCGCGACTATATGAGGATGTGTTCGAGGAGATCGAACAGATGGCCTTGTTCAAGTACAACGGGCTGCCGCACTGGGGGAAGAACAGAAATGTCGGCTTCCTCAATGTCAAGAACAAGCTGGGGGCTAAGTTGGCCAAGTTTGTGAGTGTGATGCAGAAGTATGACAGCAATGGATTGTTCTCTTCAGACTGGACCGATGCGGTGCTGGGACTGCGAGAGAAGGAAGTTGTGGTGCAGGGAGATGGTTGTGCACTGGAGGGGCTGTGCATTTGCTCCACCGATGACCACTGCGCTCCTAAACAAGGCTATTATTGTCGACCTGGAGAAGTCTATGAACAAGctcgagtttgccggaagataaAATCCGTGGAAGCTGATGGTTTGGCATGGAGCGCATGA